TGGCACCGCTCCTGCGCGAACTTGTTGTCGGGGGCGCAGGCGCGCCGCACCGCTCGGACGCACGCGGCGGTATGCGGCCATGAGCGAGGGTATCGATTGCGTCACAGCACCGCTTCAGTCCCTAATCTGGCCCGATCCCGAGCTCTGCACGGAGCGCGATCTCTATATGCGGCTGGACGGCGGCGCCGCCCTGTCGATGAATGCGCGAGAGATCCGCTTTGCGCCCGGCGGCGGAGCAGACTTCAATACCTATGCCAATCTCTTCAACAGCGGAAAATGGGCGAAATATTGCGATCTTGATCAGCTGTCTTTGCACCTCGAGGGCGGGGGCGCCTTCGAGCTGGTGGTCTTCTACGCGCATCCCGACCACTCTTATATTCGTCTCATCAACGAGGTGATCACACTAGAGGCCGGTACTACGCAGCTGTTTGACGTAACGCCCAGCGCCGGTTTCGAAAACCGCGGCGCGCTCTATTTTCAGCTGCGTGCCCTGTCAGACGGCGTGCTGCGCCGCGCAGATTGGCACACCGACCGTGCGCCGCGCCGAACGCCAAACCTGATGCTGTCGATCACCACCTTCAAGCGTGAAGAGGCCGTGCGCCGCACGGTTGCCCGTTTCGAGCGGTTCATGTCCGAAACGCCACTGAGGGCACATCTGCACCTTGCAGTCGTCGATAACGGCAAAAGCGCCAAGATCGTCTCATCGCCGAACGTTACGCTTATTCCGAACGAGAACCTAGGCGGTGCCGGCGGCTTTGCGCGCGGTCTGATCGAGGCGCAAAACCGCGGTGCGACCCACTGCCTTTTCATGGATGACGACGCGGCCAATCATCCCGGCGCAATCGAGCGGACATGGATGTTCCTCGCTCACGCAACCGACGACAGGCTTGCCATCTCGGGCGCATTGGCCAACGCGCAGCACCGTTGGCAGATGTGGGAGAACGGCGCCGTGTTCGACAGGCTGTGTCATCCCCAATTCCAAGGCCGTGATCTGCGGTGTGCCGAAGATGTGCTCGATATGGAGTTCGCCAGCACCGGCGAGAAACCGGATAATTTCTACGGCGGCTGGTGGTTCTTTGCCTTCCCGCTCGCCCATGTCGACCACATGCCGTTCCCATTCTTCGTCCGCGGCGACGATGTCAGTTTCTCGCTGATGAACGATTTTCAGATCGTGAATCTGCCCGGTGTCATTTCTTTCCAAGACGAGGATTTCTCGAGCAAGGAGTCGCCGCAAACGCTCTATCTGGATCTGCGCGGGCATCTGGCGCATCACCTCGTTGCACCCGGCCTCGATATCGGGCGCACGGGCGTGCTGCGCATCCTTGGCTGGTTCTTTATCCGAAGCTTCCTGAGCTGCCATTACGAGACCCTCGCGGCGCTGAACCTCTCGGTGCGAGATGCGATTTCAGGTCCGGAGTTCTTTGCCAAAAACGCGGATATGGCCGGACGCCGCGCAGAAATCAAAGCCAATATGCAGAACGAGGTCTGGCACGATCTGACCACTGATCCACCTGCCGAGAAGCGCCGCTTTGATCCGCGCAGGCGCCGCGACAGGGCGCTGATGAAGCTCACGCTGAATGGCCATCTTCTTCCGTTTTTCGGGCGCATAGGAAATCACGTCACGCTGCCTTCCGCCTTGCGCGGGCACCGGCGCCCTCTCTGGGGCGCGGCCCGGATCACCTATGTCTCGCCCGATCGCAGCCGCGCCTACACGGTGCGCCACGACAAACGCCGCGCGTGGCGCGAAATGACCCGCGCCCTTTGGGCGATATTTGTGATGTGGCGCGACTATCCACAGATCAAGGCGCGCTGGCGCCAGGGCTATGATACTCTGACACAGGGCCCGTTCTGGACCGAGATCTTGCAGATCGACAAGACCCAGTCTGCCGGCGATCCCACTCTCGTCAAAGAGGCGCCGGATATGCGCCGCAGCGCATAGGTGCGGGATGCTCGGCAGGATCCTCTCCAAACTGCAAAAGAAGCGTGTCTTGCTGCATATCGGCCTACCGAAATGTGGCTCCAGCTCGCTTCAGGCGTATATGGCTGATCGCGCCAAGGCGCATCACGACATGGGCGTCTGTTATCCGACTGCACACCGCTTGCGATCGGGATATCGCAACCACCTTCCGCTTGCGCAGATGGCCCCGGACGAGTTGCCACGCGCTCTGAAGCAAATCGAAGCCGAGGCGCAAGGGTGCCACACGATTGTGCTGTCTTGCGAGCATTGGACGAACGCGCTTCATATCTGCAACCTTGCGTCGCTTTGCACCGAGCTGAGCCGCATCATGCCGGACCGCACGCTGCACGTCGTCGCCTATTTTCGAAGCCCGTTCGACTTTGCCGACTCCTGCTATGCGCAGTTCATCCGTGCTGGGCTGATGGGCGTGAACCGGCCTGAATTCTACGCGGATGGCGCGCCCTCGATAGAGCGGTTCTTGCACAGGTTCGAAATGCTGCGCGGCTACCCTCTTTGGTCCATCAAAGCATGGTGCGAGGAAATCCGCACAAAGACCCAAGGTGCCCGCCTTAGCCTGCGTTCGATGGAGCCGGGGGATCTGCCCGCTGAAAACTTCATCTCCGATTTTTGCGCGCTGGCCGGCGTGGCACCTCCTGCAACAATGCCGAAGCAGAATTTACGGCTGAGCAATCGCAAGCTTGCGGAGCTTGAGTACGCCCAGACCCTGATCGACAACGACAGCCATATGGCGGCGCGGGACCGCATGATTGCGCATGATTTTGGGCGCCACCATCCGAACGACACCGCGCGCATCGCGGGGTTGAATATTGGCGCCGACACGGCGCAGGCCATTGAGCGAACCTTGAAGGCCGAAAAGAGCAAGATCACCCAACTTTTCGCCACGCGCACGACCAGGCTTTGTGCGGTGCCGGTGCGCGACTGGCACCGACGGGATCTACTGACGGCCGACGACAAGGCCCAGATTGCGCGTTATGTCGGATCGCGCCAGCGCGGCGCAGCCTGACATGGACGGACGCCACATGCAGAGCGAACCGGAAGCCCTGACCAATCTTGCACTTGGCGGGGATGCTCATGCCAATCACGCGCTGTCGATGCTGCGGGCCAGCGTCCCCGAAGGCATTTTGGCGCACCATGTCCCACTGGCACCCGGCATCGCTTTGCACGCGGCGCCCGGCCTCGGACTGTCGGGCCGCTACGCCTCCCCGCGCGGGATCATCCTAGAGCTGGACGCAGCGATGACCGGCGCGCGCGGTGGCTGGTTCGCGCTTCACATTGCGTTGCCGGCCTACGCCCTCGCAGATCACGGAGTCTTCGGGTTTGCCGCGCGCCTTCGCGCTCCGCAAGTTTGCAGCATCCGCGCCTGCTTGCGCAGCGGAACCGAGGACGGTTTCGTCGACGCCTTCTTCGAAAAGCATCTGATCGCGCGGCCAGACGAGACAAGCCATCTCGATGCCCTCGCGCTTGCGTTGCGCGAAGACGTACCTGCGCATGCGCCTTGGCGTGAAGTCATCCTTTTTCTTCCGATCGGTACGGTCCGCCTTTGCCTGATCGATCTGCGGATGTTTCTGGTATGACCTTAGCCCTCGTGATCTGTGTGCGTGACGATCAACGCAACTTGGACAGGCTGCTGACACAAGCCCTACAGCTTGGAATCTTCGAGCAGATTGTAGTCGTCGATGACGCCTCTCGGATTCCCGTCCGCCTGCAGTTCGATTGCATGGGACCATGCCGCTGCCCAATCACCCTGCTGCGCCATCGCGCACCACGCGGCGCGGGAGCGGCACGCAATGCAGGCCTTGAATTGGTCCGGACCGATCACATGATTTTTTTCGACAGCGACGATCTTTTTACGAAAGAGATCATCGACCTTTGGAACGACCTCCGCGGCCAGCAGTTCGATTTTTGCGTGATGCGGTATCAAGACAGCGAACGCGGGCATTTCGGCGGGATAGGACAGACACTGCATGACGAGGCGTGCTGGCACCGCGCCGGGTGTGTCAGTGCTGCGCCGCGCCGGGTGAGCCGCGATGCAATATGGTCACTGGCAGAGGCCAATAATTTCCCTTGGAACAAGATTTACCGGACCCGGTTTTTGCGCGCCAACGCCATTCGCTGCACCGAAACACGCGTGCACAATGACATCGAATTGCATTGGCGAAGCTTTGCAGCGGCACGACGTATTTTCGTATCGACCCGTTTGGGAGCCATCCATGTGGTGCGACCCGGCGGCGATCGATTGACCAATCAGAATGACGCGGCGCGGCTGGATCTTTTTTCAGCACTGCGGCCCGCCTCGGACGCGGTGATGCACGATGACGACGATGCTCCCAAACTCGCATTTCTGCGCTTCAGCGCCGGCATCTTGACCTGGGGCGAACGGGTGATCGCGCCGGATCTGAGGGATGCATTCGCAGCGCGGCGGCAACAGTTTCTGCGCAGCATTCTGACAAATGATCTGTACGAGGCCGTTCTGCAAAAGGATCCAGTTCTGGCGCTCAGACTAATGCTGATGATCGCGCCGGAGACTGCGAAATGCTGACATTGGCGCTTGTGATCGACGACGATGCGCGCAGCGTCAAAGCGGCGCTGACGGCGTTGTCCGGCATACCTGATGACGGGCGCCCACTGCTTATTTTCGATGCTGGAACGAGTCCGAAAACCCGCGATGCGGTGCAACATTTCCTGCGCAGGAACGGGGGCGAGTTGATCACGCTTGGCGCATCCATAACGCACGGCGAGGCCGAGGATCTGGCACGGCAACGCACCGGCGCCGACTATGTCCTGACATTGGGTTGCGACGATCGCGTTCACCCGCCCGGCCTGTATCAGCTGGAAGAGTGTCTGCGGCTTCGCCCTGAACACGTTTTGCTGGCTATCGGCTGGTGGCTGACCAGCTGCGACAGGTATCTGACCGGACCTGATGAGGCGCGGCTTACTGCGATGGCCGCCACCATCCTCGCGGAGGAGGCCGCCGGGCTTTTTCCCGCACCACGGCGCTTGCTTGTGAAGGGAGGTCGACGCCAAAAATCAGAAGCGGGTGACGATCCTGCCAAAACATGGTCCGTTTGGACGAGCGCATTGAAGAACGTCGACGAAATCCATGTCCAGCCGGTGCCCCCGATCCTGCGGCGGATGCCGTCACATGGCCCTGCCAGCCTCATGAATTTCATTCAGGCCTCCATCGCCAAGGCGCCTCGGGCTGAAAAAGCCGCGCGCTTGGCCCGCCTTTTGCCTTGGCTGGCGGATGAATGCACGCTCGCGCCCGCCGAGGCGGCGCTATCGACGATGACCGCCGCAACGGCCCTGTTGCGCGCAATGCCCCGCGCCCAGCGCCGCATGCTTTGCAGTATGCCATTCGCGCCGGGCGCCCTCTTCCAATCGCTCCAGAATGGACAGAAGGGCGAGGCCATGGCGCACCTCTGCATGATGGCGGCTGCGCGCAACGATGCCAAAACAACCGCCCTCGCCGAGGAATACGCAGCCTTGCGCAGCGATCTGGAGGCAGCTCTGCCAGGCCCCGAATATCTGCGCGATTTGCACAGCCGATTAATGGGACTGGGCTAGACGTGCCGTCGAAGAGAGAAAGTAGGGAGCCAATTGGAAGGTGTCGGTGTGACGAACTCCGCCATTGGAAATAAATCAGTGGCCCGCCTGTCGTTGGCCATCGCAGGAACACCCGCGTGTCGAAATGAACTGAACTGGCGGTCAACAAGACATTCTGTCCGAGCTTTTGCCCGGTAGATCGCTGCCAACCCTGACCCCGGCCACCCGCAATCGCGCTGCTATCTGCGCGCCCGGCGTCCCAGTGCGTTTTTTTATCACGGTCGGCCCAGATCACTGAGCGATGAAGTAGGCGGCGCAGTCCGCAAGGTCAGCGCCGCCTTTGGGATCAGCCGCGTTTGCCGCCCATCTTGCCGCGATCCGCGCGGTCAAGCTGACCGTCATCGTTTCGATCCATCCGTTCCACGATATTGCCGAAACGCGCGTCCATCTCGGCCTGAGTGATGGCACCGTCGCCATCCGCATCCAGATCTTGGAACGCATCGACCATTCGGTTCTTTGTCAGTTCCAGATAGACGGTCTCGAACTCGTCGAGCGAAATGTCGCCTTCGCCCGAGTCATCGGCACCGGTGACGAGCGCACTGCGAAAATTGTCCACTTCGGTCTGTGTCACGGCCCGATCACCATTCGCATCAACCTGGCGCAGAATCTCGCGCATCATGCCGCCGCGATGGCCGCCGTGGCCCTTGCCGTGACGCGCATGATCGCCCTGCTTTGCCTTCATCTCGGAGGCGGCGGCCGCTGGCTCGACCGGGTCGGCGCCTTGGGCATTGGCCAAGGTTAGGCCGCCGAGGACGGTCATCAGGGCGAGAAAACTGACGGGGAGAATCTTGGAAGAAGTCATGTCGTATCCTTTCGGGTTTCAGGTCGAGGCATTCATCGCCTCGGTGACACCTACCTAGGTACAATCGCGCCCGAAGGTGTGTCAGCGCGAGGCCGGTTTTGTCGCCGGTGGTCGCAAACCCAGAACCTGATACAGCTTGCGACAAACAATGCCTAAAAAGCTGCCCTGCGAGGTTGATCAAGCTGCTGAAAGCGGCGCTAGTAGAGCCAAGGCAGGCTTTTTTCGCCAGCAACCCAGAAGGACATCATGACCGATCCGATCGCGCCTCAAATCCTGATTGTCGACGATGCCCGCGACATCCGCGAGCCGCTGGGACAATATCTGCGCAAGCAGGGATTTCGCACGCGGCTGGCCGCTCATGCCGGCGAAGCGCGCGATGTGCTGGCGGAGGCGACAATCCATCTGGTCGTACTGGACATCATGATGCCGGGCGAGGACGGGCTGAGCCTGTGCCGCTGGCTGGTGGCGCAAGGCGGTCCGCCGGTGCTTCTCCTGACTGCCATGGCCGACGAAACGGACCGTATCGTCGGGCTGGAATTGGGCGCCGATGACTACCTGGTCAAACCGTTCAACCCTCGCGAGCTGTTGGCGCGGGTGCGGGCGATCTTGCGCCGAATGCCGCCCGAGATCGCCGCGCCGCCAAGCGCACGGCGCGCCTTTGCGGATTGGGTGCATGACCCGGACGCGCGGCAACTGGTAAATGTTCAAGGCCACACCGTGAGCCTGACCAGCGCCGAGAACCGCCTGCTTGGCATTTTCCTGGATCACCCCCGCAGTGTGCTGAGCCGTGCGGTCCTGTTGGATTTGACTGCAGGACGCGAGGCCAAGGCCTATGACCGCGCGATCGACAACCAGATCAGTCGCCTCCGCCGCAAGATCGAGGCCGATCCCGGGAACCCGCAAATATTGGTGACGGAATGGGGCGGCGGCTATCGCCTCGTGGCGGATGTGACACCAGCCCCCACCGGTGCGGGAAGCGCATGATGCGCCGCCTCGCGCGCCTTTTTCCCGACGCACTGGCCGGGCGCATCGTATTCCTTTTGGCCGCGACCATTCTTGCCGCCAACCTGATCGCCCTCGCCGTTCTGGGCGTGCAGCAACAGCGTTTTGACCGGCAGGCGCGTGAGGACCGCGAAATCGAGCGGATTGCCGCCCTTATCCCGGCGATGGAAGCGGTCGATGCGCAGGTGCGCCGCGTGATCGCACGCGATGCCTCGACCCGCTTCGCCCGCGTCCGGGTGGAAAGCAAGCCGCTGCTGACAGAAACCGCGCCGGGCGCCCGCGCCGCCTATATCGCGCAAAGCCTGCGCGACACGTTGGGCCGCGACGATATCAGCGTTGCAATCATCGCCCGTCCCCTCCCCAGCGCCGGGCGGGACGACAATGCGCGGCGCGATCGCCCGGAAGGCCGCCAGCGCAGCAGCAGCGTGATCGCCATCACTGCGCCGCTCAGCGCGCGTGACGGTGCGCCTGCATGGCTCAACGTCGTTACCAGCGGTGCAGAGCTGCGTCCCGGGCGGCCTGACGCACGCCTGTTTCTGACGGTTCTGGCCTTGTCGCTCCTTTTGGTACTGGGCGTGTCGATCCTCTTGGCGCGACATCTGACGCAGCCCCTGGCCGAGCTGTCGCGCGCCGCCGAGGCCGCAGGGCGCGGCGACCGAAGCGCACGCGTGCCTGAAACCGGCGCCCTCGAAATGCGAAAGGCTGCGCAGGCCTTCAATGCGATGCAGGCCGAAATTTCGCAATTCGACGCAGAACGAATGCGCACGCTGGCCGCTATTGGCCATGATTTGCGCACGCCGATGACCAGCCTTCGCATCCGCGCCGAAATGGTCGAGGACGACGCACAGCGCGATGCGATGATTCAGACGTTGGACGACATGACAGTAATGGCCGACGGCCTGGTAAGCTATGCGCGCGAGAGCCGGGACAGCGAGAAGATGGCGCCGTTGGACCTATCCGCGCTCCTGAGCCGTCTTTGCGAAGCGCGCGGCGTGACATGCGCAGCCGGCGGGCCGCTGATCGTGGCCGCGCGCCCAGTCGGGTTGGGCCGCGCCATCGGAAACCTTATCGACAATGCCCTGCGCTACGGCGGCGACGCGAACGTGGCGCTGGCGCAAGAGAAAGCACACGCAATTGTCACCGTGACCGATAACGGCCCCGGCATACCAGAAGACCGGTTTGCCGAAATGTTCGAGCCTTTCACGCGCGGCGATGATAGCCGTAACACCGAGACCGGCGGCGCGGGTCTCGGCCTTGCAATCGCGCGCACGATCATCAACGCGCATGGCGGCGATATCACACTCGCCAACCGGCCCGAAGGCGGACTGATCGCACGTGTACGCCTGCCCCTGGTCGAGGCGACCTAACTTGTGTCATCGGCGCAGCGCGTCCAGCAAACCCTGAGTCGATGCGTTCTTGGCCTCGCCCCCTTCGTCCCGCACCAGCGGTAGCAACGCATTGGCCAACTCCTTGCCCAGCTCGACGCCCCATTGGTCGAAAGAGTTAATGCCCCAAATTATGCCCTCGACAAAGACGCGATGCTCGTAGAGCGCGATTATCTGGCCAAGGGCGAAAGGCGTCAGCTTGGGGTAGGCCAGGGTGATCGATGGGCGGTTGCCGGGGAAGGTGCGATGCTGCGCCTGTCGGCGCGCTGCGTCCCCCTCGAACCCGGCGGCGCGCGCGATTTCAAGCGCGGCATCAAAGGACCGGCCTGTCATCAACGCCTCGGATTGCGCAAGGCAATTTGCTTTCAGAAGGTCGTGATGCGCCCCTAGCTCCGGCTCGTGCCCCTCCGCGGCGATCAGGAATTCGGCCGGGACGACCTGGGTGCCTTGGTGCAAAAGCTGGAAAAAGGCGTGCTGGCCGTTTGTACCCGCCTCCCCCCAGACGATCGGTCCCGTCCCGTGCGCTGCGACCTCGCCGCTGCGGGTGACGCGCTTGCCATTGCTCTCCATATCCAGCTGTTGAAGATAGGCCGGCAGGCGCGCAAGGCGCTGATCATAAGGCAGAACCGCGCGAGTGCCGTAACCACAGATATCGCGGTGCCAAATCCCGACCAACCCCATGAGCAATGGCATGTTTTCACGCGGCTCGGCTGTGCAGAAATGCGCATCCATCGCGGTGCCGCCATCCAGAAACTCGCGAAACCTTTCAGGCCCGATGGCAAGCATGATGGGCAGGCCGACAGGCCCCCAGAGCGAGTAGCGCCCGCCGACCCAATCGGCGAAGCCAAAAACGCGCGCCCCCGGAATACCCAGTTCTGCCGTCCGATCGAGCGCCGTAGAAACCGCGGCCAGATGCGACGTCGCACCATTCCCCAACGCACTGCGCAGCCAATGGATCGCGGTGCGCGCATTGGTCATCGTCTCGGTCGTGGTGAACGTCTTGGACGCGATGATGACAAGCGTCGTCGCCGGATCAAGGCCGCGCAATACATCCGTGATATGCGCCCCATCCACGTTCGACACGAAATGACAGCGCGGCCCGTCATGATAGGGCGCCAGTGCAGCTGTCGCCATCGCGGGGCCAAGATCCGAGCCGCCGATACCGATATTCACGACATCGCTAAAACGCCCGCCTTCAGCAGTTTTCAGCCCACCGGATCGCACCTCACGCGCGAAATCATTCATCTGGTCCAGCGTGTGCTGAATGGCAGGGCGTATATCCCCACCATCGACGACCAGCGGCTTGGTCTCGCGCGCGCGCAGGGCCGTGTGCAGCACTGCGCGGTCCTCGGTAAAGTTGATACGATCGCCGCGGAACATCGCCGCGCGCATACCGGCGACATCGGCCTCCTGCGCGAGAGCCAGAAGTAGATCCAGCGCGGCGGCGTCGATGCCTGTCTTCGAGACGTCCAGCAGCATTCCATCGGACCTGGCTGAGAACGTGTCAAAGCGATCCGGCGCCCGGAAAAGATCGGTGATAGATCTGCCGGCGGCCTCGGCATTGCGATGATTGATCCGCAACTTGCTCCAGACGTCGCTCACCTGAGACCTCGCGATAAGAAATCATTTCGGATTGTCGTGGCGACGTCCCGTTGTTGTGCCGCGAAATCAGGGCCGGCGCCCACCCTCCCGCCTCTCCGAATGATCGAAGCCATCATGCGATAGGTTTGCGCCGCAATGAGCAACCGCGCGCCTTCGCAGGAGGATGCTACAGCGACAAGGTCCGCGCCCGGCAGAGTGGCCTGGCAATGGCAAGTCGCAGTATTCGCTGCGTCAGGTCCGACAAGGCGGAGGCGCATCGACATTCTCCTCGGCAAGGGGCGCGGGGTATCGCGCGCACTCGAGTGGTGACCACAAAAACGGCGAACCGTTCTTTCATTTCCAATCCCGATGGTCCGCTGTCCGGCGTCTGCGGTCAAGGCGGCTGATACAGGGAACCTGCTCACTTCCACCCCGCGCAAGTCCTTGGGCATCTTTCGCGCAAGTCCCCGGTTTAACTCAGAAAGGGTGCTTGCTGCCTTAAGGATGATGAGAGGCGCACGCGGAAATTGACTGCGCGGACGTGGTTCGTCAAATGGCCCCGCAGCTTTCTCTGGCGGGAGCCGACAATTCTCGGTGGAACGCAGTCTTGTTCGGTCGCAACGTCTCCATTGAAGTATTAGTTACGCGCGCGGGATTTGAACGCTGTTTCTCGGAAATTTGCACAAGCCAGATCGAACGGTATTGCTCAGATCTTTGCGAGCGCACAGAGGCGCTGTGGTAAACCAAACGAATGCCTGATCGAGCGAACGAAGGCAAAAAATACCCCGATAACAGGGCGATTTTCACACGAACAGGCAATCACTGCTCAAGATTCCAAGGTCTGACTTGCCGGACGACCGTTGAAAGAAACCTGCATGATTGGTGATAGGTGCAGCAGCCCGCGTGCCACCCTTAGTAATCCCGACACCGATATGGGCGTAAATTTAGCGCGCACCCCGAGGTTCACGGCGAATTTGCCGCGTTCGAGGCATGCGATTGCAATTTCGGGTCCAAGGACACGCATCATCCGCTGGCCTAGGTCGCGCTTGATCTAAGCAAATCGCATTTTTATCTGCCAAGCCCAGAGGCCGCCTCAATGTCAGCCGTCGGCTGGCGGGCACGGAGCGAGTCCCCGCACGCACCGTCTTTTCACTCCTCGCGAAAGGCCCGCTGAAACTGGTCGAGCAGAGGGCGCGCAAAGTACGCCGCTGCCGTCTGCTCTTGGGTGGACAGGTAGATCTCGGCGGGCATGCCTGGCATCAGCGCCAGTCCATCCAGCCGGGCAAGCTCGTCTGCGGTAAGGAAGACGTGGCCTATGTAAAAGGGCTCGCCCGTCGCCGGGGACACTGTCGTCGCGGGAGAGATATGCGAGATGGTGCCGATGACTTCGGGCGTCGTTCGGTGATTGAACGATGAGAACCGGACACGGGCCGGTTGACCCAGATAGACTTGGTCGATCGCAGTTGTCGGAAGCTGCACTTCGATCCGCAGCTCGGCTGAGGACGGCACGATCGTCGCAAGGACCTCGGCAGGTGTGATGACGCCGCCTTCGGTAAAGACCGACAGCTCGTTTATGCGGCCCGATATGGGCGC
This Roseovarius nanhaiticus DNA region includes the following protein-coding sequences:
- a CDS encoding glycosyltransferase yields the protein MSEGIDCVTAPLQSLIWPDPELCTERDLYMRLDGGAALSMNAREIRFAPGGGADFNTYANLFNSGKWAKYCDLDQLSLHLEGGGAFELVVFYAHPDHSYIRLINEVITLEAGTTQLFDVTPSAGFENRGALYFQLRALSDGVLRRADWHTDRAPRRTPNLMLSITTFKREEAVRRTVARFERFMSETPLRAHLHLAVVDNGKSAKIVSSPNVTLIPNENLGGAGGFARGLIEAQNRGATHCLFMDDDAANHPGAIERTWMFLAHATDDRLAISGALANAQHRWQMWENGAVFDRLCHPQFQGRDLRCAEDVLDMEFASTGEKPDNFYGGWWFFAFPLAHVDHMPFPFFVRGDDVSFSLMNDFQIVNLPGVISFQDEDFSSKESPQTLYLDLRGHLAHHLVAPGLDIGRTGVLRILGWFFIRSFLSCHYETLAALNLSVRDAISGPEFFAKNADMAGRRAEIKANMQNEVWHDLTTDPPAEKRRFDPRRRRDRALMKLTLNGHLLPFFGRIGNHVTLPSALRGHRRPLWGAARITYVSPDRSRAYTVRHDKRRAWREMTRALWAIFVMWRDYPQIKARWRQGYDTLTQGPFWTEILQIDKTQSAGDPTLVKEAPDMRRSA
- a CDS encoding glycosyltransferase family 2 protein, with the translated sequence MTLALVICVRDDQRNLDRLLTQALQLGIFEQIVVVDDASRIPVRLQFDCMGPCRCPITLLRHRAPRGAGAARNAGLELVRTDHMIFFDSDDLFTKEIIDLWNDLRGQQFDFCVMRYQDSERGHFGGIGQTLHDEACWHRAGCVSAAPRRVSRDAIWSLAEANNFPWNKIYRTRFLRANAIRCTETRVHNDIELHWRSFAAARRIFVSTRLGAIHVVRPGGDRLTNQNDAARLDLFSALRPASDAVMHDDDDAPKLAFLRFSAGILTWGERVIAPDLRDAFAARRQQFLRSILTNDLYEAVLQKDPVLALRLMLMIAPETAKC
- a CDS encoding response regulator, translated to MTDPIAPQILIVDDARDIREPLGQYLRKQGFRTRLAAHAGEARDVLAEATIHLVVLDIMMPGEDGLSLCRWLVAQGGPPVLLLTAMADETDRIVGLELGADDYLVKPFNPRELLARVRAILRRMPPEIAAPPSARRAFADWVHDPDARQLVNVQGHTVSLTSAENRLLGIFLDHPRSVLSRAVLLDLTAGREAKAYDRAIDNQISRLRRKIEADPGNPQILVTEWGGGYRLVADVTPAPTGAGSA
- a CDS encoding ATP-binding protein, producing the protein MRRLARLFPDALAGRIVFLLAATILAANLIALAVLGVQQQRFDRQAREDREIERIAALIPAMEAVDAQVRRVIARDASTRFARVRVESKPLLTETAPGARAAYIAQSLRDTLGRDDISVAIIARPLPSAGRDDNARRDRPEGRQRSSSVIAITAPLSARDGAPAWLNVVTSGAELRPGRPDARLFLTVLALSLLLVLGVSILLARHLTQPLAELSRAAEAAGRGDRSARVPETGALEMRKAAQAFNAMQAEISQFDAERMRTLAAIGHDLRTPMTSLRIRAEMVEDDAQRDAMIQTLDDMTVMADGLVSYARESRDSEKMAPLDLSALLSRLCEARGVTCAAGGPLIVAARPVGLGRAIGNLIDNALRYGGDANVALAQEKAHAIVTVTDNGPGIPEDRFAEMFEPFTRGDDSRNTETGGAGLGLAIARTIINAHGGDITLANRPEGGLIARVRLPLVEAT
- the pgi gene encoding glucose-6-phosphate isomerase, producing the protein MSDVWSKLRINHRNAEAAGRSITDLFRAPDRFDTFSARSDGMLLDVSKTGIDAAALDLLLALAQEADVAGMRAAMFRGDRINFTEDRAVLHTALRARETKPLVVDGGDIRPAIQHTLDQMNDFAREVRSGGLKTAEGGRFSDVVNIGIGGSDLGPAMATAALAPYHDGPRCHFVSNVDGAHITDVLRGLDPATTLVIIASKTFTTTETMTNARTAIHWLRSALGNGATSHLAAVSTALDRTAELGIPGARVFGFADWVGGRYSLWGPVGLPIMLAIGPERFREFLDGGTAMDAHFCTAEPRENMPLLMGLVGIWHRDICGYGTRAVLPYDQRLARLPAYLQQLDMESNGKRVTRSGEVAAHGTGPIVWGEAGTNGQHAFFQLLHQGTQVVPAEFLIAAEGHEPELGAHHDLLKANCLAQSEALMTGRSFDAALEIARAAGFEGDAARRQAQHRTFPGNRPSITLAYPKLTPFALGQIIALYEHRVFVEGIIWGINSFDQWGVELGKELANALLPLVRDEGGEAKNASTQGLLDALRR